From Cotesia glomerata isolate CgM1 linkage group LG2, MPM_Cglom_v2.3, whole genome shotgun sequence, a single genomic window includes:
- the LOC123258828 gene encoding uncharacterized protein LOC123258828 encodes MPDIETRQDVERLPIVLSASGQEILLGAPKIDSGTVENQASAIISVLSEWSIADSITALCFDTAAVNTGIHSGACVLVEQALRRELTYLPCRHHIIELVLRSAFETYWPTSSGPNVSIFTRFKNKWSDIDQQKYTTGISDREVQEALADIKDEILILIANYLQISQPRGDYKELLDLALIFLGALPSDGVVFKYPGAVHHARSPSNLYFCDKISHKSVVFSNVSDNSAK; translated from the exons ATGCCTGACATTGAAACGCGCCAAGACGTGGAAAGATTACCAATCGTATTATCAGCTTCGGGACAAGAAATACTACTTGGTGCTCCCAAAATTGACTCTGGAACTGTGGAAAATCAAGCCTCAGCAATTATTTCTGTCCTGAGTGAATGGTCTATCGCTGACAGTATTACAGCATTATGTTTTGATACTGCGGCTGTAAATACAg GAATTCACAGTGGTGCATGTGTTCTCGTTGAACAAGCACTAAGAAGAGAGTTGACTTATTTACCATGCCGTCATCACATTATTGAGCTAGTTTTAAGATCCGCATTTGAAACTTATTGGCCTACATCTTCAGGTCCAAATGTTTCGATTTTTACTCGGTTCAAAAACAAATGGAGTGATATTGATCAACAAAAATATACTACTGGGATTTCAGACAGAGAAGTTCAAGAAGCCCTTGCAGATATAAAAGATGAAATCCTAATACTTATTGCTAATTACTTACAA ATTTCGCAACCAAGAGGAGATTATAAGGAGCTTCTGGACTTAGCTCTGATTTTTTTGGGAGCTTTGCCATCTGACGGAGTAGTTTTTAAATATCCTGGAGCTGTTCATCATGCAAG GAGTCCGtcaaatttgtatttttgtgataaaatttcacaTAAAAGCGTGGTTTTCAGCAACGTCAGCGATAACAGCGCCAAGTAA